TAGGCAACCTTAGAGGCTGTCCAGAAAAGGGAAGACCACAAAGCTTAAAGGGAACTCAAACTTCTGCATGCAACCAAAATTATGAGCAGGAACAACTGTGCAGTCAAGTTGCATATTACCAGCTGATGCCCAAATCATCAAAAAACAATAATTAATTGTTGAAACTTGCTTTTCATGCTCGGCCCCGTCGTGCAATTAATGACCATTTTTTACCAtctgtttgtcattgtcttcttTTCTTTGCTGGTAGACTGATTTTCGTCGACTCGCTTCATTTCTGTGGGAGTTATAATGTTCAGAAAATGCCCTAACAACAAATGAATTACTTCTAAACAAATGGAGATTCACACTTTTAGTTGCTACTTGATGTTGCTCTTTATAGTTATTTAATGGGTTGTATATCTTCTCTTCTCTCAGTCAATTATTGCAAGATAGACATATAGGAGGAGGAAAGGTAGATGCATCCTAGATTTGAACATAGACAACAAGAGCAGAGGTCATAGGAAGTTCATCAACAACCTAAATAATGCTACGATGCTTGCTACCAACTTTTCTTCTTCCAAAGCAAAACCAGCAAGTTCATCCAAAATCAAAACATGCAAGAAGTGTGTAGTTAAGAAAGAAAGCATACATCATTGCACAACAGCTGGTATAATACCATAAAAATAGCTGTTTAGCCTCCAGAGCCCTAGCAGGGGTGCATCTAGCTTAAGGGGCGTGGGTTCATGTGAACCCATGCTCCTCTCCCTAAACCCATgtataataatattatatttttttaaaattacttaaatatatgtGTGCACCCATTCTCAAAGACTCTTATGGTGCAATAATTATTTGGTGCATCTCTACAAGTGAAATTAGCGGTTCAAATCTCACTCCTGACGGTCTTGTATTCGGCACGGagtattgatatatatatatgaaaattactaaaatttcaaaaataatataattttgaacctaaaattttaaaaatgtagTGCGTTCAAGATAAGAAACTAAAGTTAAACCTGTCAAATGTAAATTCTAGATCCACCTCTTCACAATAGGTCTCctaaaattctggatccgcctttGAGCCCTAGCCCCATAATGTTTCAAAGTTGTACTAGACATATTGTAATTCATGCTATGCTTTTAAGTTTTAAGCCATAATTAAGCAAATATTGAAAGAACCCATCACTTAGTTCACATCTTCTGTCTCTTTTCTATATATGGCAAGCCCCAGTTTATGTCCCAATGTAACATCAAATTCCTGGTGGACTTCCAAAAACACAAGTCATTGTATTTgacatttttccatttttacaaACCTCGGGAGAAAGCTGCtgcataatattttaaaaaaaggaaagaaaaagtcccatcaaaagaacagTTTTACCTTGAATCAATACCACATAGAAccaaacaaatattttaaatgctGGATTACAGCGAAAGGGAACACGTATAAGACACGTCAGGTAAACTATGGATAGAAGAAACAAAACCTGATAGACTCTTCGATTGACTTATAACGCAGAATAGCAACAATTTTGCGCTTTCTTTCTCGATTCAAGTCTCCACCACGCTTGATCACGGGCAACTGTTTGATTCCTTTGGCCTCAATTAGCTGCTTTGCAATTGCTAGGTCGGTGTCAGGATAACAAGTTATAAGTCCACATTCTCGCCCACGATAGTTTATCCCTCTTGTGCATATAGAGGAAACAAGACAAGTATTTGCCTGTAGACAGGTTAAAGAAACCAATAAAGCTATTAAAGAGAGAAACCAAGGAGCAACGATTGCATAATGAAAGAGGAGAAAAAGAGAATTAATTGAAAAAGGAACTTGCATACTGAGAACCAAAATAAACTTATTTATGGTGGCATTTAGTATATATACGTAATCTTTAAGTGCCAAATCCCTGTCGGAAGAATCCCCTGAGTTGTTAAACAAACTACGTTTGATGTCACCATATGTTAAAATTCCTTCCAGATAATCTTCAGCATTAACCACAATAACAAAATTCTGTCGACTATCATGCATGAATTCTAATGCTTCTTTCACAGTTTGGTTTGGAGCGACCCTCAAATAATCATTTGACATAACCTGAGAAACCTGGTCATCGAGGGAAACGGTTTAGAAATCGAAACAGAAGGACCAACATGAAACGATAGtccaatagaaagaaaaaaaaaagtaaaaactcaTGATAGGTAAACCTTGCTACATTCCAGAGGCAGAATGAAAAGATCATACCTTTAGATCTTCCAGAATTAGGCCTTCATCAAGAGATTCATGACTGCTTCGACATCCAATTACAGCTAGTTCCAAGTCATTCCTCTCACCTGTGTGCCTCCAAACATTCCGTTCATTCTTCTCATCATCTGGTGAAAGGACAGAGTATCCTTTTGATACATACTTGGAATCTGATGCCTCCACTTCCTTTGCCTGGATTGTTACAGAAGGCACCCAAATTGCCAGTCCAACAGCACCCTGTTCACATAATTTAAAACGCATGTTAATCCCAGTCATCATTTCAACAAGCACTAAAACTTCACCCAAAATAACATAGGAATAACAAAATATTGCCAGATCAAAAAAAGATCACTAAAGTCCACTTGACTAGCCGACTAGATAGTCTGGTATAGTCACTACAATTTAAAGACAACAGCTCCAGTTAGAGATAAAACCGAGCAACTTAGATGCAATAAGTGATACTTATCTCCCCCCACCCACCCAAAAAAAGGGATGACAAAAGTGAAGAAGAGCTCTACCTTCTAATCATCTTTCTCCACCTGTTACATGGACTAAAGTGTAAAGTATCTAACACAGATATGGATCTAAGCGTCGGATTCATAGTCACCTAAAATTAGAATCCAAGGGACATGATAAATATATACTGTTATTTGGTATGCTACTTACTATTATGTCTAATGCCTAAAAAGAGCTCttaaaatgaaactaaaaatacCACTTGAGAATTTCGTTAGACAATTATTTATAATCTGACAATGGTTTTTGATAAATTCCAAAAAACTTTCTTTGTTGGATAAGTTACTCCAACAAATTTTACACAAATGGTATTAACATGATTGGCAGTGACAACATTTGCAGGTGATGAAAGGTCAACTGAACATAAGTGGTTTAGCACTAAGTTTTTATTTAGAATAAAAGGACAATTAAACTTTCACTAAAATTAGGGCACTTGAAGATAATTTACCTATTTACAAATTAGATGAGTATATATGTAATAGTCTATGTAGTATGTAATAAATTCCACATTGAATAAGTGCAGAATGGTAGTTGTAAAGTATGCCTATAAAAGCTTTTCTGCCTTAGCCAATTGTCTTCACGCATTCCATCAATTCTCACTTCTCACCCCCAAAATAAATGAAGCTTCATCTCCTATTGAATTATGAATTTACGGTGaccttcttttcttccttttttgttaAAATCCTTTTTTCGGGCTAAGTACCTAGACTGACAAACATCCGTCACAGAGAATGCTTCAATTAAGCAGAAGCTACACAATTACCATATACAAAGGTTTTCTAATAATTAACTGAACAATGTAATTTTTACACGCACGTTGATACCAACTACAGCTTGTGAATCCTTGGGCAGTAAGACTAACCATGAGGGGAAGCAATATTCTATAATCTTTTGTCAACTCAAACAAAAGCAGGACTGAAGTCAAAGGCACTGAACAAACTGACGCCAATGTAGCAGCCATTCCCACCTGCATTTTTTAAATTATGCAATAGAAAGAGTTACTTTCTGAAGTCCAATCATGTCTAGAAAATATTTACTTGTAAGATGTAAAAGTAGACGATCTGACCAAGGCGTACGCCTGCGGCTGAGCAATAGCAGTAGTCCCTGGTATAGCTGAATTGATTAGTTCCCCAGCTGAACCTCCAAATACAGCACCCACAGCAGCACCTATCATTAAACTTGGTGCATACAGACCACCAACAAGACCAGAACCTTTGCATAATGCAGTGGCCACAACTTTTGCAGCTGCTAGTTGAGCTAGCAACCAGATTCCAGGTGCAGATGCAGTCTTACCAGTATGAAGAATTTCATCAACATTAGTAAAACCCCAATAGAGAATTCCAGGATATCTAAGAGCTATTATTCCAGCTCCCAAACCACCCAAAGCAGGGCAGACAACATCAGAAAGTCCAAACTTTTCCTTGAGGAACTGAAATGCTTTAGAGAACCAGGCGACTAATCGAGTGAAAACCACACTTACTGCTCCACACAGCATCCCCAGTATTAGATATAAAGGTAGCTCTGTTAAGGAAGCCGGTTTAATATTCAGGAAGGAAACTTTGTTGAATAAAGCGACAATCAAAACTGAGTTTAATCTATGAAAGCATCAAGAAACATTCCGTCCATATAATAAAAGCCCTCTCCCCCCCTTTGGACATCCCAAAACAAAGTAAAAATTATCTAAGACAGCTATCCCTTTATTCATTCTCTTTTTCCAAATTCATCTCACAAAAAGAATCAGCAGACATCTTTACCATTATAGAACGTCTGAGAAACGAAGTTCaggaaaaaaaattcatttctgaGCAGCATCTTTCTGATCATTCTCGAGAAAACATGTATGCTAAATCAAAACAATCGTGAATCACATAGAGGTGTTACTAAGAGCTACATAATCCATGCTTGGCAGCAACAGTACAGGAATATGTACCAATTCTAATTGTTAAAAAAATGAGAAATCAGAGAATACTCAGCAAAACATGTTTGTCACTACCTTCGTTAGTAAAAGCTAGCATATGAGCGACAACCTGTAAGTATGAACAGACAAAAAACAGAGAAATTATCATAGGAGAAACGGCACTAAACGAGCAGAGAGCAGGAAAAGGACCTGGAACCACATATCGCATGTCAAGATTCACTAATTACAAATATTTCCATTCAACGGAGTAAATAATGAACTGAATTAGGAAAGAGCAGTAAATCAATTGCGAAAAGAGTCCATATGCATAGCAACATTGGTAATTGTAGAGTTGCACAGGTAACAAAGAGAAAATGAGCAGTGTGTAAGCAGCATGAGCTAATGTTTTGCCCACAATAAATTAAACTAGAATCAGATCAAATACCAGCAGCAGATTTCATATCATACGTGGGCACAGTGAAAGCCTGTTTCTCTCCAAGTACAGCATTTGAAACAGTAGACGATATCACAGAAGCCAATATGATCATTGCAGTTGTAAATGGAGGTGAGTTTTCTGCACGAAGTGGTCTTAAAACTGTTTCAATTGCAAAGAAACAGCCAGCCACTGCTGCATTGAAACCTGCAACACAAAAGAGTTAAATCTTGAATATTCATCCAACAGTTGATGAAGGCTCCTGTAAAAGATGCAGAGAGACAGATCTTTCATTCAATCTGGACAAAATTCAAAAGCAAAAAGTTAAGGCTGACCTTAAACCTTGTAACGTAAACTCCCCTCCATGATGAAGCACACACTCACAAGTGCACTTTTGAAGATAAATACACACATGTACGCATGTGGATGAGATATACAAAAACATAATAGGCAAGCGCATTTTGATCACAAAATCCCTGTTTTAAACTGCTTCATTTTTAGGAGGAAACCGAGGAAAAAAACTCTTTTAAGAACGAAGAATAAGATGGACAgcataaaacattttttttctgaTCCTCTTAATGTCCCTTGAACATTTGAGACAAATCATAATCCATAAATTTTATACGCAGACTAGAAAACCTTCCAAACATGATAATTTTGCAATACTCATCTATTCATTAAGGCTCTAAATTAAGCAAGAAATGATCATCCACAAAAACTTCCAAACATGAAAACTATGCAACAATCATGTGTAACGACTTTGAGATCAAGCAACAAATGTTGTCAGGTACAGATAATTCTCAATGAGAAGCAACATACCTGAAGCAATTCCAGCAGCTGCA
The nucleotide sequence above comes from Nicotiana tabacum cultivar K326 chromosome 12, ASM71507v2, whole genome shotgun sequence. Encoded proteins:
- the LOC107828904 gene encoding chloride channel protein CLC-f-like isoform X1, which encodes MSVGEYSGDHNVLLRSNSSASDGDLEGQLPHKTGSSKGITDLLKRLDRGFSNRRSSSLKRSDRDHSVASTSGSGNVCADEILGDSAPPEWALLLVGCLLGLAIGLCVAAFNRGVHVVHEWAWAGTPNEGAAWLRLQRLADTWHRILLIPVLGGVIVGMLHGLLEILDQITQSSSSPGQGLDLLAGIFPTVKAIQAAVTLGTGCSLGPEGPSVDIGKSCAYGCSVMMENNRERRIALVAAGAAAGIASGFNAAVAGCFFAIETVLRPLRAENSPPFTTAMIILASVISSTVSNAVLGEKQAFTVPTYDMKSAAELPLYLILGMLCGAVSVVFTRLVAWFSKAFQFLKEKFGLSDVVCPALGGLGAGIIALRYPGILYWGFTNVDEILHTGKTASAPGIWLLAQLAAAKVVATALCKGSGLVGGLYAPSLMIGAAVGAVFGGSAGELINSAIPGTTAIAQPQAYALVGMAATLASVCSVPLTSVLLLFELTKDYRILLPLMGAVGLAIWVPSVTIQAKEVEASDSKYVSKGYSVLSPDDEKNERNVWRHTGERNDLELAVIGCRSSHESLDEGLILEDLKVSQVMSNDYLRVAPNQTVKEALEFMHDSRQNFVIVVNAEDYLEGILTYGDIKRSLFNNSGDSSDRDLALKDYVYILNATINKFILVLSMQVPFSINSLFLLFHYAIVAPWFLSLIALLVSLTCLQANTCLVSSICTRGINYRGRECGLITCYPDTDLAIAKQLIEAKGIKQLPVIKRGGDLNRERKRKIVAILRYKSIEESIRNEASRRKSVYQQRKEDNDKQMVKNGH
- the LOC107828904 gene encoding chloride channel protein CLC-f-like isoform X3, whose translation is MSVGEYSGDHNVLLRSNSSASDGDLEGQLPHKTGSSKGITDLLKRLDRGFSNRRSSSLKRSDRDHSVASTSGSGNVCADEILGDSAPPEWALLLVGCLLGLAIGLCVAAFNRGVHVVHEWAWAGTPNEGAAWLRLQRLADTWHRILLIPVLGGVIVGMLHGLLEILDQITQSSSSPGQGLDLLAGIFPTVKAIQAAVTLGTGCSLGPEGPSVDIGKSCAYGCSVMMENNRERRIALVAAGAAAGIASGFNAAVAGCFFAIETVLRPLRAENSPPFTTAMIILASVISSTVSNAVLGEKQAFTVPTYDMKSAAELPLYLILGMLCGAVSVVFTRLVAWFSKAFQFLKEKFGLSDVVCPALGGLGAGIIALRYPGILYWGFTNVDEILHTGKTASAPGIWLLAQLAAAKVVATALCKGSGLVGGLYAPSLMIGAAVGAVFGGSAGELINSAIPGTTAIAQPQAYALVGMAATLASVCSVPLTSVLLLFELTKDYRILLPLMGAVGLAIWVPSVTIQAKEVEASDSKYVSKGYSVLSPDDEKNERNVWRHTGERNDLELAVIGCRSSHESLDEGLILEDLKANTCLVSSICTRGINYRGRECGLITCYPDTDLAIAKQLIEAKGIKQLPVIKRGGDLNRERKRKIVAILRYKSIEESIRNEASRRKSVYQQRKEDNDKQMVKNGH
- the LOC107828904 gene encoding chloride channel protein CLC-f-like isoform X2, yielding MSVGEYSGDHNVLLRSNSSASDGDLEGQLPHKTGSSKGITDLLKRLDRGFSNRRSSSLKRSDRDHSVASTSGSGNVCADEILGDSAPPEWALLLVGCLLGLAIGLCVAAFNRGVHVVHEWAWAGTPNEGAAWLRLQRLADTWHRILLIPVLGGVIVGMLHGLLEILDQITQSSSSPGQGLDLLAGIFPTVKAIQAAVTLGTGCSLGPEGPSVDIGKSCAYGCSVMMENNRERRIALVAAGAAAGIASGFNAAVAGCFFAIETVLRPLRAENSPPFTTAMIILASVISSTVSNAVLGEKQAFTVPTYDMKSAAELPLYLILGMLCGAVSVVFTRLVAWFSKAFQFLKEKFGLSDVVCPALGGLGAGIIALRYPGILYWGFTNVDEILHTGKTASAPGIWLLAQLAAAKVVATALCKGSGLVGGLYAPSLMIGAAVGAVFGGSAGELINSAIPGTTAIAQPQAYALVGMAATLASVCSVPLTSVLLLFELTKDYRILLPLMGAVGLAIWVPSVTIQAKEVEASDSKYVSKGYSVLSPDDEKNERNVWRHTGERNDLELAVIGCRSSHESLDEGLILEDLKVSQVMSNDYLRVAPNQTVKEALEFMHDSRQNFVIVVNAEDYLEGILTYGDIKRSLFNNSGDSSDRDLALKDYANTCLVSSICTRGINYRGRECGLITCYPDTDLAIAKQLIEAKGIKQLPVIKRGGDLNRERKRKIVAILRYKSIEESIRNEASRRKSVYQQRKEDNDKQMVKNGH